A single Pirellulales bacterium DNA region contains:
- a CDS encoding elongation factor P, translating into MIAKDIKRGTILNYLDAPCMIEGISVQSPSARGAATLYKFRARNLVTKQKVDITLKGGESLPEADFFRRPVKFMYADASDMHFLDEGDFNQYSLPLADIEEEAKYLTDRLEGVQILIYNEQAVGLQIPQTIELVISQTDPSVKGNSATGRTKPATLETGLVVQVPEYLSTGETIKVDARTGEFLSRA; encoded by the coding sequence ATGATCGCCAAAGACATCAAACGCGGCACGATTCTCAATTACCTGGATGCCCCTTGCATGATCGAGGGCATTTCGGTGCAAAGCCCCTCGGCCCGTGGCGCCGCTACGCTCTATAAGTTTCGCGCTCGCAACCTGGTGACCAAGCAGAAGGTGGATATCACGCTCAAAGGGGGCGAATCGCTGCCCGAGGCTGATTTCTTCCGCCGCCCGGTGAAGTTCATGTACGCCGACGCTTCGGACATGCACTTTCTCGATGAGGGTGATTTCAACCAGTATTCGCTTCCCCTGGCCGACATCGAGGAAGAGGCCAAATACCTCACCGACCGGCTCGAGGGCGTGCAGATCCTGATCTACAACGAGCAAGCGGTCGGGCTGCAGATTCCGCAAACGATCGAGCTAGTGATCAGCCAAACTGACCCGTCGGTGAAGGGCAACTCGGCCACGGGGCGCACCAAGCCCGCCACGCTCGAAACCGGCCTGGTCGTGCAAGTGCCCGAGTATCTGTCGACCGGCGAAACGATCAAAGTCGATGCCCGCACTGGCGAATTCCTGTCGCGGGCTTAA
- a CDS encoding AAA family ATPase, with the protein MTPEIDNLTHPTLGSADTHDFVSTAAAAAAEAPAPASESAHANGHGEHVDAKLDQLLHRINQLRVGVVTPPSMTPERATGDENVFFPVEPSDWAQTQLNESEVEALCMKYLLACGSASGMQVADQVKLPFKLIEGMLHRLKSEQLVYYRGTTTMGDYEYQLTDMGRERARRYSEHCAYFGSAPVSLSDYIDSVGAQSLTNQHPTADDLSRAFTDLLLNKRILDRLGPAINSGRGLFLYGAPGNGKTSIAERVTAAFGPYIWIPRTIVVDGEIIRMFDPVNHDEAPVEQREGLVNDNKVDQRWVRIRRPTIVVGGELTMSALEVTVNSSTNICEAPLQLKSNCGILVIDDFGRQRMSTDELLNRWIVPLEKRYDYLNLPNGKKVQVPFDQLIIFSTNLQPKDLVDDAFLRRIPYKIDVADPSEQEFRELFEMMAPRLGFQYNAAAVDYLIDSHYRPVNRPFRCCQPRDLLLQIRNHCLYQNQAPEMTPANFDFAVSNYFAIM; encoded by the coding sequence ATGACGCCTGAAATCGACAATCTGACACATCCCACCCTGGGATCCGCGGATACGCACGACTTTGTGAGCACGGCCGCCGCTGCAGCCGCCGAGGCCCCTGCCCCTGCGAGCGAATCGGCTCACGCCAATGGCCACGGCGAGCACGTCGACGCCAAGCTCGATCAACTGCTGCATCGCATCAATCAGTTGCGCGTAGGCGTCGTCACGCCGCCGTCGATGACACCCGAGCGAGCGACCGGAGACGAGAATGTCTTCTTTCCCGTCGAGCCGTCCGACTGGGCACAAACGCAGCTCAACGAATCTGAAGTCGAAGCCCTGTGCATGAAGTACCTGCTCGCCTGCGGCTCGGCGTCCGGCATGCAGGTGGCCGACCAGGTCAAGCTGCCGTTCAAGCTGATCGAGGGGATGCTGCACCGGTTGAAGTCGGAGCAATTGGTCTACTATCGCGGCACGACCACGATGGGCGACTACGAGTACCAACTGACCGACATGGGGCGCGAGCGTGCCCGCCGCTATTCCGAGCACTGCGCGTACTTCGGCTCCGCTCCGGTCTCATTGTCAGACTACATCGACAGCGTCGGCGCGCAATCGCTGACGAATCAGCACCCCACGGCCGATGACCTGAGCCGCGCGTTCACCGACCTGCTTTTGAACAAACGCATCCTCGACCGGCTCGGTCCGGCCATCAATTCCGGACGCGGGCTGTTCCTCTACGGTGCGCCGGGCAATGGCAAGACGAGCATTGCCGAACGCGTGACGGCCGCCTTTGGACCCTACATCTGGATTCCGCGAACCATCGTCGTCGACGGCGAAATCATCCGCATGTTCGACCCCGTCAACCACGACGAAGCGCCGGTCGAGCAGCGCGAAGGACTGGTCAACGACAACAAGGTCGATCAGCGCTGGGTGCGCATCCGTCGGCCGACGATCGTCGTCGGTGGCGAGCTCACGATGTCGGCCCTGGAAGTGACCGTCAATTCGTCGACCAATATCTGCGAGGCGCCGCTGCAACTGAAGAGCAACTGCGGCATCCTGGTAATCGACGACTTCGGCCGGCAGCGGATGAGCACCGACGAGCTGTTGAATCGCTGGATCGTGCCCTTGGAAAAGCGCTACGACTATCTGAATCTGCCCAACGGCAAGAAGGTGCAGGTGCCGTTCGATCAACTGATCATCTTTTCGACGAACCTGCAGCCCAAAGACCTTGTCGACGACGCGTTTCTGCGTCGTATCCCGTACAAGATCGACGTGGCCGACCCCAGCGAGCAGGAGTTCCGCGAACTTTTCGAGATGATGGCGCCGCGGTTGGGCTTTCAGTACAACGCCGCGGCGGTCGATTACTTGATCGATAGCCATTACCGGCCGGTGAACCGCCCGTTCCGCTGTTGCCAGCCGCGCGACTTGCTGTTGCAGATTCGCAATCACTGCCTGTACCAGAACCAGGCACCGGAAATGACGCCCGCGAACTTCGACTTCGCAGTGTCGAATTATTTCGCGATTATGTAA
- the acnA gene encoding aconitate hydratase AcnA, with translation MSGTSRKHDPFAARDTFDTGSGKAGIYRLSKLEAAGLGHIDALPFSIRLLLEAALRNCDGYEVTEADVKSLAQWATTSKQDVEIPFKPARVVLQDFTGVPCVVDLAAMRGAMKHLGGDPKKINPLIPVDLVIDHSVQVDHFGEADSLDRNVDLEFSRNRERYEFLRWGQKAFDNFRVVPPAVGIVHQVNLEFLAKCVFLRKDEHGDVAVPDTLVGTDSHTTMINGLGVLGWGVGGIEAEAVMLGQPLYMLLPEVVGFELTGELPAGTTATDLVLTVTQILRKAGVVGKFVEFFGTGVSNMKLADRATIGNMAPEYGATMGFFPVDDETLRYLRMTGRTDAEVQLVERYTKEQGLFRTDSTPTPKFSEKLSLDLSKVEPSMAGPKRPQDRVPLAGMQESFRKSLRAPIAERGFALSESDTTRKATVSDNGSSSEIGHGAVVIAAITSCTNTSNPSVMLGAGLLAKKAVAKGLHVKPHVKTSLAPGSRVVTDYLEKAGLTKALDTLGFNTVGYGCTTCIGNSGPLPEPVADAVTKGDLVAAAVLSGNRNFEGRINPLVKANYLASPPLVVAYALAGTTDIDLVKEPLGKGSDGKPVYLKDIWPTQKEVSEAIEQSVKPDAFRARYSGVFESNKRWNEIKVSGSDLYAWNEDSTYIQEPPFLSEIKAKAEPVQPIKGARVLAALGDSVTTDHISPAGSIATKSPAGKFLIEHGVDPRDFNSYGARRGNDRVMTRGTFANIRIRNLLAPGTEGGVTRHLPDGKEMSIYDAAVQYHKDKVPLVVLAGAEYGTGSSRDWAAKGTMLLGVRVVIAVSYERIHRSNLVGMGILPLQFVKGETWQSLGLTGEETFDVAGLDDNIKPRSQITVRATAPGGKVTEFKATVRIDSPVEVDYYRNGGILQTVLRKLASTK, from the coding sequence ATGAGCGGCACGTCGCGCAAGCATGATCCGTTCGCAGCACGAGATACCTTTGACACCGGGTCGGGCAAGGCCGGCATCTACCGCCTGTCGAAACTGGAGGCCGCCGGACTGGGCCATATCGACGCATTGCCGTTCTCGATCCGCTTGCTGCTCGAAGCGGCCTTGCGAAACTGCGACGGCTACGAAGTCACGGAAGCCGACGTCAAGTCGCTCGCCCAGTGGGCCACCACCAGCAAGCAGGACGTGGAGATTCCTTTCAAGCCGGCGCGCGTCGTGTTGCAGGATTTCACCGGCGTACCGTGCGTCGTCGATCTGGCGGCCATGCGCGGGGCGATGAAACACCTGGGCGGCGATCCGAAAAAAATCAATCCATTGATTCCCGTCGACCTGGTGATCGACCATTCGGTGCAGGTCGATCATTTCGGCGAGGCCGACTCGCTCGATCGGAACGTCGATCTGGAATTCAGCCGCAATCGCGAACGTTACGAATTTCTCCGCTGGGGGCAAAAAGCCTTCGATAACTTCCGCGTGGTGCCGCCCGCCGTGGGCATCGTCCACCAGGTGAATCTCGAGTTTCTCGCCAAGTGCGTTTTCCTGCGCAAGGACGAACACGGCGACGTCGCCGTGCCCGACACCCTGGTCGGTACCGATAGCCATACGACGATGATCAACGGGCTGGGCGTCCTGGGGTGGGGCGTGGGCGGCATCGAGGCCGAGGCCGTCATGCTCGGCCAGCCGTTGTACATGCTGCTGCCCGAGGTCGTCGGCTTCGAACTGACGGGCGAGCTGCCCGCCGGGACCACGGCCACGGACCTGGTGCTGACGGTGACGCAAATCCTGCGCAAGGCGGGCGTGGTCGGCAAGTTCGTGGAATTCTTCGGGACAGGGGTGTCGAACATGAAGCTGGCCGATCGCGCCACGATCGGCAACATGGCCCCCGAATACGGCGCGACGATGGGCTTCTTCCCCGTCGACGACGAAACGCTGCGTTACCTGCGCATGACCGGCCGCACGGATGCCGAGGTGCAACTGGTCGAACGCTATACCAAGGAACAAGGTCTGTTCCGCACCGACAGCACGCCGACTCCCAAGTTCAGCGAAAAGCTGTCGCTTGACCTGAGCAAGGTCGAGCCGAGCATGGCCGGCCCGAAGCGGCCACAAGACCGCGTGCCGTTGGCCGGCATGCAGGAGTCGTTCCGCAAGTCATTGCGGGCGCCGATTGCCGAGCGCGGCTTCGCCCTTTCCGAATCCGATACCACGCGCAAAGCCACGGTCTCGGACAATGGTTCTTCGAGCGAAATCGGGCATGGCGCCGTGGTAATCGCCGCGATCACTAGCTGCACCAACACCAGCAACCCTTCGGTGATGCTGGGCGCGGGGCTATTGGCCAAGAAGGCAGTCGCGAAAGGGCTGCACGTCAAGCCGCACGTGAAGACCAGCCTGGCGCCGGGATCGCGCGTCGTGACCGATTACCTGGAAAAGGCCGGCTTGACCAAGGCGCTCGACACGCTGGGGTTCAACACCGTCGGCTATGGCTGCACCACGTGCATTGGCAACAGCGGCCCGCTGCCCGAGCCCGTGGCCGACGCGGTGACGAAAGGGGACCTGGTGGCGGCGGCCGTGCTGAGCGGCAATCGCAACTTCGAGGGGCGCATCAACCCGTTGGTGAAAGCCAACTACCTGGCCAGCCCGCCGCTGGTGGTGGCGTATGCCCTGGCCGGTACGACCGATATCGACCTGGTGAAAGAACCGCTGGGCAAAGGCAGCGACGGCAAGCCCGTCTATCTGAAAGATATCTGGCCGACGCAAAAGGAAGTCAGCGAAGCCATTGAGCAATCCGTGAAGCCCGACGCCTTCCGGGCGCGCTACTCGGGCGTATTCGAATCGAACAAGCGTTGGAACGAGATCAAAGTATCCGGCAGCGACCTGTACGCCTGGAACGAAGACAGCACATACATCCAGGAGCCGCCGTTTTTGAGCGAAATCAAAGCCAAGGCCGAACCGGTACAGCCGATCAAGGGCGCGCGGGTTCTGGCGGCCTTAGGCGATTCGGTCACGACCGACCATATTTCGCCGGCCGGGTCGATCGCCACCAAGAGCCCTGCCGGAAAGTTCCTGATCGAGCATGGCGTCGATCCGCGCGACTTCAACAGCTACGGCGCGCGGCGCGGCAACGACCGCGTGATGACCCGCGGCACGTTCGCCAATATCCGCATTCGCAACCTGCTCGCACCGGGGACCGAAGGAGGCGTGACGCGCCATTTGCCCGACGGAAAAGAAATGTCGATTTACGACGCGGCCGTGCAATATCACAAGGATAAAGTTCCGCTCGTGGTGCTGGCCGGCGCCGAATACGGTACGGGGAGCAGCCGCGACTGGGCCGCCAAGGGAACCATGCTCCTGGGCGTGCGCGTCGTGATCGCCGTCAGCTACGAACGCATTCACCGCAGCAACCTGGTCGGCATGGGCATTCTCCCTTTGCAATTCGTCAAGGGAGAAACCTGGCAATCGCTCGGCCTGACGGGCGAGGAAACCTTCGACGTCGCGGGGCTGGACGACAATATCAAGCCGCGCAGCCAGATCACGGTGCGGGCGACCGCGCCGGGCGGCAAGGTCACGGAGTTCAAAGCCACGGTGCGCATCGATTCGCCGGTCGAGGTTGATTACTACCGCAACGGCGGCATCCTGCAAACCGTGCTGCGCAAGCTGGCCAGCACCAAGTAG
- a CDS encoding glycosyltransferase family 39 protein, translating into MSATRNKKRRLPAAAAAPPRAQATIKLPPTVARLLAPVILVVATIAMFCWSWRTWPDVMVDFGRELYVPWQISDGEVLYRDLAYFNGPLSPYINSLWFRVFGVGLQTLAFANLAILGVLLYLWYALFTHIGSRVSATLACLVLIGSFAFARYTTIGNYNYICPYSHEATHGVTLAVASFYFLSRYVRGGQLTNVALCGLCVGLSALTKPEILLATLPAAALGVGLACRASVVRKASPLHTALVFLGAIVTPIFLAVALLSLAMPFTAAAAGTLGGWKWVLDSEITSLPFYTYSMGAQGAVKHLVVLLFMLFWYGLLLGIPAGIGLLVWRSRAAEQVAAVACFVVVVTALVMNFAKLPVSDAVAPLPLFMTLALAAAAILWRRNTDPETRGKLSLVLALALFALLMLAKILLYVRLGHYGFYLAMPATLLTIFALWEWVPRAIASSGGSGRMLRAALLAVLLVLVARCLDATRQKFAKLTVPVGSGADAFWADSRGTEVRRLLTEVVTLTPRDATLAVAPEGIMLNYLSRRRNPTPYISLMPVEMLMFGETNMLAAFREQPPDYLIITDQDLLDYGVQNFKISDDGYADLLATWFADHYRLIGELPTPAGLLHGILVEYVRPDPPPARSSEGAAAGESPTNK; encoded by the coding sequence ATGAGCGCGACCAGAAACAAAAAGCGCAGGTTGCCGGCCGCGGCCGCCGCGCCGCCACGCGCGCAAGCAACGATAAAGCTGCCACCGACGGTCGCGCGCCTTCTTGCCCCGGTGATCCTTGTTGTTGCGACGATCGCGATGTTCTGCTGGTCGTGGAGGACCTGGCCCGACGTGATGGTCGATTTCGGGCGCGAGTTGTATGTCCCTTGGCAAATCAGCGACGGAGAAGTGCTCTACCGGGACCTGGCGTATTTCAACGGTCCCTTGTCTCCGTATATCAATTCTCTGTGGTTCCGCGTGTTCGGCGTCGGCTTGCAAACACTGGCGTTTGCCAACCTGGCAATCCTGGGCGTGCTCTTGTACCTGTGGTACGCGCTCTTCACGCACATCGGCAGCCGCGTATCGGCCACGCTCGCCTGCCTCGTGCTCATCGGCTCGTTTGCGTTCGCCCGCTATACGACCATTGGCAATTACAATTACATCTGTCCGTATTCGCACGAAGCAACGCATGGCGTGACGCTGGCCGTGGCGTCGTTTTATTTCCTCTCCCGATACGTGCGCGGCGGCCAGCTCACCAATGTCGCGCTATGCGGGCTCTGCGTAGGATTGAGCGCCCTCACCAAGCCCGAGATCCTCCTGGCCACGCTCCCGGCCGCGGCCCTGGGAGTGGGGCTCGCCTGCCGCGCCAGCGTCGTGCGGAAAGCTTCGCCGCTGCACACGGCGCTCGTTTTTCTCGGCGCGATCGTGACCCCCATTTTCTTGGCCGTGGCGCTATTGTCGCTCGCCATGCCTTTCACGGCGGCCGCGGCAGGCACCTTGGGAGGATGGAAATGGGTGCTCGACTCGGAGATCACGTCGTTGCCGTTCTACACATACTCGATGGGCGCGCAAGGCGCCGTCAAACACCTGGTCGTGCTCCTGTTCATGCTCTTCTGGTACGGCCTGTTGCTGGGCATACCGGCCGGCATCGGTCTACTGGTCTGGCGTTCGCGTGCCGCGGAGCAGGTGGCCGCGGTCGCTTGCTTCGTCGTCGTGGTCACGGCGCTGGTGATGAACTTCGCCAAGCTGCCCGTGTCAGACGCCGTGGCGCCGCTGCCGCTGTTCATGACACTGGCTCTCGCGGCGGCCGCGATCTTATGGCGCCGAAATACCGATCCGGAAACGCGCGGCAAGCTTTCCCTGGTATTGGCCTTGGCACTGTTCGCCCTGCTCATGCTCGCCAAAATCCTGTTGTACGTGCGCCTGGGGCACTATGGATTTTATCTGGCCATGCCCGCCACGTTGCTCACGATCTTCGCGCTTTGGGAATGGGTTCCGCGCGCGATTGCATCGAGCGGCGGCTCGGGCCGGATGCTGCGTGCAGCGCTACTCGCCGTGCTGCTCGTCCTCGTGGCGCGTTGCCTCGACGCCACGCGGCAGAAGTTCGCGAAACTGACTGTGCCGGTCGGATCGGGTGCTGATGCGTTTTGGGCCGATTCGCGCGGTACTGAAGTCCGTCGCCTGCTTACCGAGGTGGTCACCCTGACCCCGCGCGACGCTACGCTGGCCGTCGCGCCGGAAGGGATCATGCTCAACTACTTGTCGCGGCGGCGCAACCCTACGCCCTATATTTCCCTCATGCCGGTCGAAATGCTGATGTTTGGCGAAACGAACATGCTCGCGGCGTTCCGCGAGCAGCCCCCCGATTACTTGATCATCACGGACCAGGACTTGCTTGACTACGGAGTGCAGAACTTCAAGATTTCCGACGACGGCTACGCCGACCTGTTGGCTACCTGGTTCGCCGATCATTATCGATTGATCGGCGAGCTGCCGACACCGGCGGGCCTGCTGCACGGCATCCTGGTCGAATACGTTCGCCCCGATCCGCCGCCGGCAAGGTCGAGCGAAGGCGCGGCCGCGGGTGAATCGCCGACCAACAAATGA